In Oryza sativa Japonica Group chromosome 2, ASM3414082v1, the following are encoded in one genomic region:
- the LOC4330464 gene encoding protein RADIALIS-like 3 isoform X1, with protein MGWPRAWLLARGFRGFRSRRPLEVTVRDTPDRWQNVARAVGGGKSVDDVKRHYEKLIKDVDRIDSTGGHQGSHYNSSNASSSSSSSSSNSRGSANEDQRRRYHNFQ; from the exons ATGGGCTGGCCACGGGCATGGTTGCTCGCTCGCGGCTTCCGTGGGTTTCGTAGCCGACGGCCATTGGAGGTAACTGTGAG GGATACGCCAGATCGCTGGCAGAATGTGGCACGGGCAGTTGGTGGTGGAAAGTCAGTTGATGATGTGAAGAGGCACTATGAAAAGCTGATCAAGGACGTGGATCGCATTGACTCTACAGGAGGCCATCAAGGATCCCATTACAACAGCTCCAatgctagcagcagcagcagcagcagcagcagcaactctCGGGGCAGTGCCAATGAGGACCAGAG GAGGAGGTACCACAACTTTCAGTGA
- the LOC4330464 gene encoding protein RADIALIS-like 3 isoform X2, with the protein MSSSWTTKQNKVFERALAIYDRDTPDRWQNVARAVGGGKSVDDVKRHYEKLIKDVDRIDSTGGHQGSHYNSSNASSSSSSSSSNSRGSANEDQRRRYHNFQ; encoded by the exons ATGAGTTCATCCTGGACAACAAAGCAGAATAAGGTGTTTGAGAGGGCGCTGGCAATATATGACAGGGATACGCCAGATCGCTGGCAGAATGTGGCACGGGCAGTTGGTGGTGGAAAGTCAGTTGATGATGTGAAGAGGCACTATGAAAAGCTGATCAAGGACGTGGATCGCATTGACTCTACAGGAGGCCATCAAGGATCCCATTACAACAGCTCCAatgctagcagcagcagcagcagcagcagcagcaactctCGGGGCAGTGCCAATGAGGACCAGAG GAGGAGGTACCACAACTTTCAGTGA